In Arachis hypogaea cultivar Tifrunner chromosome 2, arahy.Tifrunner.gnm2.J5K5, whole genome shotgun sequence, a genomic segment contains:
- the LOC112708263 gene encoding probable galacturonosyltransferase-like 1 has protein sequence MYHPSYILDFASQTLHPIQLLFLFSPHFLINIFITRRRPKACLKPHSPHSPIISHLIDPKIQTQLRVSHSHAIFHSQKINKTMQSRLTKPKTLLLFFAGLLLLPCSCLCSSTTNKAKNATIIPHQFKEAPQFYNSPDCPSVMDTDSDDTNTDTDTDTYICSEEAVHVAMTLDTTYIRGSMAAILSVLQHSSCPQNIFFHFVCSSNASLLRAAISNSFPYLKFHLYHFDNATVSGLISTSIRSALDCPLNYARSYLANLLPLCVRRVVYLDSDLILVDDIAKLAATPLGQTAVLAAPQYCNANFTAYFTQTFWSNPSLSLTFANREPCYFNTGVMVIDLDRWRHGDYTRKIEEWMEVQKRTRIYELGSLPPFLLVFAGNIATVDHRWNQHGLGGDNFRGLCRDLHPGPVSLLHWSGKGKPWVRLDANRPCPLDALWAPYDLLLTPFSLDS, from the coding sequence ATGTACCACCCTTCATATATTCTTGACTTTGCCTCCCAAACCCTGCACCCCATCCAGctactctttcttttttctccacattttttaattaatattttcattacTAGAAGGAGACCAAAAGCGTGTTTGAAACCTCATTCTCCACATTCTCCAATTATAAGCCACCTCATAGATCCCAAAATTCAAACCCAGCTCAGAGTCTCACACTCACACGCCATTTTCCATTCTCAAAAGATTAACAAAACTATGCAATCTAGATTAACAAAACCAAAAACATTACTACTCTTCTTCGCAGGTCTCTTATTGCTTCCATGTTCATGTTTATGCTCTTCCACCACCAACAAAGCCAAAAACGCCACCATTATTCCCCATCAGTTTAAGGAAGCACCTCAATTCTACAACTCCCCGGACTGCCCCTCCGTCATGGACACCGACAGCGATGACACTAACACGGACACGGACACGGACACGTACATATGCTCGGAAGAAGCAGTACACGTGGCAATGACTCTAGACACAACATACATCCGAGGATCCATGGCTGCAATCCTTTCAGTCCTCCAACACTCTTCCTGCCCACAAAACATCTTCTTCCACTTCGTCTGCTCCTCCAACGCGTCACTCCTACGCGCCGCCATCTCCAACTCCTTCCCTTACCTCAAGTTCCACCTCTATCATTTTGACAACGCCACCGTCTCCGGCCTCATCTCCACCTCAATCCGCTCCGCACTTGACTGCCCTCTTAACTACGCCCGCAGCTACCTTGCCAATCTCCTTCCACTCTGCGTCCGCCGCGTCGTCTACTTGGACTCCGACCTCATACTCGTCGACGACATTGCGAAACTCGCAGCCACCCCACTAGGCCAAACGGCGGTTCTTGCAGCGCCGCAATACTGCAACGCGAATTTCACAGCGTACTTCACACAAACATTCTGGTCGAATCCTTCTCTGTCGCTTACATTCGCGAACAGAGAGCCTTGCTACTTCAACACAGGGGTCATGGTGATCGATCTGGATCGGTGGCGCCATGGGGATTACACGAGGAAGATCGAGGAGTGGATGGAGGTGCAGAAGAGGACGAGGATCTACGAGCTTGGTTCTCTGCCACCGTTTCTTCTTGTTTTCGCTGGAAATATTGCTACCGTGGATCATAGGTGGAACCAGCATGGTTTGGGTGGTGACAATTTTCGTGGTTTGTGCAGAGATCTGCATCCTGGTCCTGTGAGTTTGTTGCATTGGAGTGGCAAAGGTAAGCCATGGGTGAGGTTGGACGCTAATAGGCCTTGCCCTTTGGATGCTCTTTGGGCACCTTATGATTTGTTGCTCACTCCATTTTCTCTTGATTCTTGA